Sequence from the Ornithinimicrobium humiphilum genome:
GCAGCCGGGCCAGCTGGGTGACGGAGAGCAGGGTGACGAGCGCGAGGACCGACAGCGGGACCACGCCGAGGGCGTTGGCGGTGGCCAGGTTGTGCGAGGCGGTCGCGGCGGTGGGGGCGAGGTCGCCGTCGACCGTGACGCCGCGCACCTCGACCTCGGGCGTCTTGAGCGAGGAGCGCAGGCTCTCCGCGGCGGAGGCCAGGTGCGCCAGGTCGGCCGGCTGGATCGAGGTGGCGTCCGGCTGCACGGTCCAGCGCACGAAGGGCGCGTCGACGAGCTCGCCCACCGCTCCCGGGGCGACCACGAGCGGGCCGCGGTCGTCGCCGTCCCGGCCGGCGGTGACGAGCTGGTCGCCGAACCAGAACGGGTCTTCCGGGTCGACCGGCCGCCACAGCCCGACGACCGCGACCTCGGTGCCGCCGACCTCGAGCGTGTCGCCGACGGCGACCTCCCAGTCGGCGGCGGTGCCCGCGTGGAGCAGGCCCTGCACCGGGTCGGCCCCGGCCTGGGGCCATCCACCACCGACGATCTCGACCCGATCACCGGCGTCGGGGTCGGACGCGGTCAGCGAGTCGCTCGCGAGGGCGACGAGTGAGCCGTCGAGGCGCTCGCCACCGGCGGTGACCGGGCGGGGCGGGGTGACGACCGTGCGCTGCACGCTCACCGGGGCAGGCCGGAAGGCTTCGTCGATGCGCGCCCGGGCCGCGGCGTCCTGGGCCTGCGGGTCGGCACCCTCGCGGGTCTGCACGCGGATGCCGGCCTCGTCGGGGACGGCGCCGGTCAGCGCCTCGCGGGCGGCGGTGGTCGCGGCGGCGCCGGAGTAGCCGACGGCCCCGGCCAGGATCGCGGTCGTCGCGGTCACCAGGAGCAGGAGCGTGAGGAGCAGTCCTGTCGAGGCCCGGGCCCGGCGCAGGGCCCAGCCCCACCACGACGTCATGGGGCGGACCCTAGGCACGCCCCCCGGGGCACGGCAACGAGCCGGGCACGGGTGTGACCGGATCGTGACCGCCTGTCCCTGCGCGACGTCATACCTCCCCAACGCAGCGGGCCCCCGGTGTGGTTGGGTCGGTCGGGGAACGGATCCGAGAAGAAGGTCGGCAGGGCGACCCAACCGCGGGGCCGGTCCGGTGCGTTGAGGAGGTAGGCCACCGACATGGAGAGTCGATGACGCGCACCACGGGCACGGGCACAGGTCCCGACTACGTCGCCTTCGTCCGGGCGCGGCAGGACGCTCTGCTGCGGGCGGCCTACCTGATCTGCGGCGACCACCACCTGGCCGAGGACCTCGTCCAGGAGGCGCTGGTCAAGCTGGCCAGCCGGTGGGAGCGGCTCCGCGACGAGGCCCCGGAGGCGTACGTGCGACGCATCCTCTACCGAGACGCCGTCTCCCGATGGCGGCGCGTCCGCCGCGAGCGGCTCGTGGACCACCACGACCCCGAGGGCGTGCTGTCGACGCTGACCGCCCCCGACGCCACGGCCGGCTGGCTCGACGGCGCCGCCGTGCGGTCCGCGCTGGCGCTGCTGCCGCCGCGGCAGCGGGCCGTGGTGGTGCTGCGCTACTTCGAGGACCTGTCCGAGCAGGAGATCGCCGAGACCCTCGGCATCGCGCGGGGCACGGTCAAGAGCCAGGCCAGCGACGCGATCCGCACGCTGCGCCGGCTGGTGCCGGCCCTGGACCAGGAAGGGGACGAGCCGTGAGCGAGCTGGACGGACCCGTGCCCGACAGGTTGCGCCGGGCCCTCGACGTGGCCTCCACCGGGGTCGCCCCGTCCGACGGGCTGGCCGAGACGACGTGGATGCGCGGGCGGCGGGTGCGCCGGCGGCGGGCCACGATCGGTGGCCTCGGCGGGACGGTCGCCGCGGGCTCGACCGCGCTCGCGTGGGCGCTGCTCGGGCCGGTCGGGATGCTGGCGGCCCCGTCGACGGGCGACGACGTGGTGCCGGCGGCGACCTCGTCCGCCCCGGCGCCCGCTCCCGCGGTCGACGACGGGTCCGGTCCGGCACTGGTCGAGACGGTTCCCGACGCCTCGTCCGACGACGACGTCCCCGTGGCCGCGTCGGCCGAGACGCAGCGGGTCTGGGCGCAGCTGCGCTCGGCCTGCCTGGAGGCCCGGGGCTACACGGTGGTCGTCACCGGCTCCACGCTCAGCGCGACCCAGCGCGGGGCGCAGGCGGGCGAGTACTCCCGCGACACCGGCACCTGCGACGTCGAGCTCATGATGCGGCTGCCCCCGGTGGAGATCGCCATCGTCGACGGCGAGGTGGCGCCGCCGGCCGCCGAGGCGCTGCGCGACGTCTACGACGGATATGTCGCGACCGCCGACTGCGTGCGCGCCCAGGGCCTGCCGGTCGACGAGGCGCCGCCGGCCGAGGAGTTCGTCGACCGGTTCGCCCGCGAGTGGATGCCGTCCTGGCACCCGTGGACCGCCGCGGCCGCCCAGGGCCACTACGAGCTGGTGCGCGCGGCCTGCCCCGTCGGCGGTCGCTGAGGGGCCGGCCTCCGCCGCGGGCAAGGTTGTGCCGGTCGGACGTGGCTGCCTCCGCCTCGGGCAAGGTTGTGCCGCCCAGACGTGCTCGCCGCCTGCGCATCAGCGGCACAACCTTGTCCGGTCGACCGGGCAGCCGCACGCGACCCCCGGTGGCGACCGACGATCGCGGATCGTCGATCAGCGGGTGATCGACGATCCGCGACAGTCGTCTCCGGACCCCTCAGGGGTGCCGGCGTGCCTCAGGCCTCGGGCGTGGTCAGTGGTCGCGCTTGTCGACGATCCGGCGGGCCTTGCCGACGGAGCGCTCGACGCCGCCCTCGGCGAGGATGACGACCTGGGCGCTGGTGCCGATGCGGGACTTGATCTCGTGCGAGACGTGGCGGGCCAGGCCGTCGAAGGTCGACGGGTCGGTGCCGGGGGCGGCCTCGACGTTGACCGTGAGCTGGTCGAGGCGGCCGGGGCGGGTGAGCACGCACTGGAAGTGCGGCGTGAGGCCGGGGACCGCGAGGACGATCTCCTCGATCTGGGTCGGGAAGACGTTGACGCCGCGCACGATCATCAGGTCGTCGGAGCGGCCGGTGATCTTGGCCAGGCGCCGCATCGACGGCCGGGCGGTGCCGGGCAGCAGCCGGGTGAGGTCGCGGGTGCGGTAGCGCAGCACCGGCATCGCCTCGCGGGTCATCGCGGTGAGCACCAGCTCGCCCTCCTCCCCGTCGGCGACCGGCTCGTCGGTCAGCGGGTCGAGGATCTCGGGGTAGAAGTGGTCCTCCCAGAGCGTGAGCCCGTCCTTGGTCTCGACGCACTCCTGCGCGACGCCGGGGCCCATCATCTCGGAGAGGCCGAAGATGTCGGTGGCGTGCATCTGGCAGGTCTGCTCGATCTCGGCGCGCATCGCCTCGGTCCACGGCTCGGCGCCGAAGACGCCGATGCGCAGCGAGGTCTCGGCCGGGTCCAGGCCCTTCTCCTTGACGTGGTCGACCATCGACAGGAAGTAGGACGGCGTGACCATGATCGCGTCCGGCTGGAAGTCCTGGATGAGCTGGATCTGCTTCTCGGTCTGGCCGCCGCTCATCGGCACGACGGTGCAGCCGAGGCGCTCGGCCCCGTAGTGCGCACCCAGGCCACCGGTGAAGAGGCCGTAGCCGTAGGAGACCTGCACCATGTTGCCCGGGCGCACGCCGGCGGCCCGCAGCGAGCGCGCGACCAGCCCGGCCCAGGTGTCGATGTCCTTCTGGGTGTAGCCGACGACCGTCGGCCGGCCGGTCGTGCCCGAGCTGGCGTGCACGCGGACGCACTGCTCGCGCGGCACGGCGAACATCCCGAAGGGGTAGTTGTCGCGCAGGTCGGCCTTGGTCGTGAAGGGCAGGAGACGGATGTCGTCCAGGCTCCGGATGTCGTCGGGGTGCACCCCGCGCTCCTCGAGCTGACGGCGGTAGTGCGGCACGCCCTCGTAGGCGCGACGCACCGTGTCCTGCAGCCGCTCGAGCTGCACGGCGCGGAGCTGGTCGACCGACCAGTTCTCCGCCTCGTCGTGCAGGTCCGGCCGCGGATCGATCTCCGGCAGTGCCATGGGTGCTCCTCCTGGTCCTTCAGTGCTGGGGTATGAGGTCGCTCACCGCTGGGGGAGCGTGCGGCTGCGGCCGCGGAACTCGGCGATCACCGCGCCGTCGGCCTCGCGGGTCACCGTGACGTCGGTGATGCCGCTGCGGCCGTAGACGACGCGCTCGCGGGCCTCGGCGACGAGCACGTCGCCGAGCCGGGCCGCGGTGACGTAGCTGATGTCGCAGCCGGCCGCGACCGTGGTGCTGCCGGTGGCGTTGCAGGCGAGGGCGAAGGTCGAGTCCGCCAGCGTGAAGATCAGCCCGCCGTGCGCGATCTCGTGGCCGTTGACCATCGTCCCGGTGACCGTCATCCGGGCGCGGGCGGAGCCCAGCGGCCGGTCCCCGGAGGTGTCGACGCCGACGTC
This genomic interval carries:
- the paaI gene encoding hydroxyphenylacetyl-CoA thioesterase PaaI — translated: MSGAPDLTHVRRMWDEDRASAGLGIELLDVGVDTSGDRPLGSARARMTVTGTMVNGHEIAHGGLIFTLADSTFALACNATGSTTVAAGCDISYVTAARLGDVLVAEARERVVYGRSGITDVTVTREADGAVIAEFRGRSRTLPQR
- a CDS encoding SigE family RNA polymerase sigma factor, whose translation is MTRTTGTGTGPDYVAFVRARQDALLRAAYLICGDHHLAEDLVQEALVKLASRWERLRDEAPEAYVRRILYRDAVSRWRRVRRERLVDHHDPEGVLSTLTAPDATAGWLDGAAVRSALALLPPRQRAVVVLRYFEDLSEQEIAETLGIARGTVKSQASDAIRTLRRLVPALDQEGDEP
- the paaK gene encoding phenylacetate--CoA ligase PaaK encodes the protein MALPEIDPRPDLHDEAENWSVDQLRAVQLERLQDTVRRAYEGVPHYRRQLEERGVHPDDIRSLDDIRLLPFTTKADLRDNYPFGMFAVPREQCVRVHASSGTTGRPTVVGYTQKDIDTWAGLVARSLRAAGVRPGNMVQVSYGYGLFTGGLGAHYGAERLGCTVVPMSGGQTEKQIQLIQDFQPDAIMVTPSYFLSMVDHVKEKGLDPAETSLRIGVFGAEPWTEAMRAEIEQTCQMHATDIFGLSEMMGPGVAQECVETKDGLTLWEDHFYPEILDPLTDEPVADGEEGELVLTAMTREAMPVLRYRTRDLTRLLPGTARPSMRRLAKITGRSDDLMIVRGVNVFPTQIEEIVLAVPGLTPHFQCVLTRPGRLDQLTVNVEAAPGTDPSTFDGLARHVSHEIKSRIGTSAQVVILAEGGVERSVGKARRIVDKRDH